One Panicum virgatum strain AP13 chromosome 3N, P.virgatum_v5, whole genome shotgun sequence DNA segment encodes these proteins:
- the LOC120663826 gene encoding uncharacterized protein LOC120663826 produces the protein MVDLVDAMIWWDKWQLRVLVVGSLILQWFLLLAAPMRKYVIPRWFRTCIWLAYISSDSLAIYALATLFNRHARAAGGKQASPLEVLWAPILLIHLGGQRELTAYEIEDNELWTRHTVTLVSQVTVAVYAFYKAWPSTSDRRLLASAILLFVTGFLSFCEKPWALYRARINRLAAVSAMLEEPGRSRGGFCFTKLKKRRATGGDYQLSERDKVHMILSDLSLYAAAADLKQPLKPLDPGVDVLRWLRKAFRLIYTRANMTTPAYVAYHMLLVPSLHAAAIALFATIPHKRRRYDGTDVDMTYILMCLTAALDVLAACIRGLLHLSLLIAGVPALCETIPEYNLVDSVLRRMRPCPGCLLKCATEVGFSEEYFDFDFRRRRRELYGMVKDFLVIDVLKVGEAKALKGLDLSTYRNFSEASANWALGDDLKKVCSTRMKRSLRASFDRSVLTWHIATDLCFRMMPPLQDTASPSSSHSQQSAAAGSSSSTLQGWSRSQARLQHSYSDKELHLRRRLCTQAISNYMAHLLSFRPEMLMTGSRKHLFTRAQRHMERILAADAAQDIRLKLQRKQHHLDGADLMRMKQQAAATTAADDSKHITYSADLIGEACELAEELMGIDNEETRVRLMYRVWVGMLCYSASMCRGYLHAKSLGEGGEFLSVIWLIISLKGGKTLADKLQMPETEEGNWDWNDVHVDVV, from the coding sequence ATGGTTGATCTGGTGGATGCTATGATCTGGTGGGACAAGTGGCAGCTCCGCGTCCTGGTCGTCGGCAGCCTCATCCTCCAGTGGTTCCTCCTGCTGGCCGCCCCGATGCGCAAGTACGTCATCCCCCGGTGGTTCCGGACGTGCATCTGGCTGGCCTACATCAGCAGCGACTCCCTGGCCATCTACGCGCTCGCCACCCTCTTCAACCGCCACGCCCGGGCCGCCGGCGGCAAGCAGGCGAGCCCCCTGGAGGTCCTGTGGGCGCCCATCCTCCTGATCCACCTCGGCGGCCAGCGGGAGCTCACGGCCTACGAGATCGAGGACAACGAGCTGTGGACGCGGCACACGGTGACCCTCGTGTCCCAGGTCACCGTGGCCGTCTACGCCTTCTACAAGGCCTGGCCCAGCACCAGCGACCGGAGGCTGCTCGCGTCGGCGATCCTGCTCTTCGTCACCGGCTTCCTCAGCTTCTGCGAGAAGCCGTGGGCCCTCTACAGGGCCAGGATCAACAGGCTCGCCGCCGTGTCCGCCATGCTCGAAGAGCCTGGCCGGAGCAGAGGCGGCTTCTGCTTCACCAAGCTCAAGAAGCGCCGGGCGACGGGTGGCGATTATCAGCTGTCGGAGAGGGACAAGGTCCACATGATCCTCTCGGACCTGTCGCTGTACGCCGCCGCGGCTGATCTGAAGCAACCCCTCAAGCCTCTCGATCCAGGCGTCGACGTCCTGCGCTGGCTCCGCAAGGCGTTCAGGCTCATCTACACGAGGGCCAACATGACCACGCCCGCGTACGTGGCCTACCACATGCTCCTGGTCCCGtccctgcacgccgccgccatcgcgctCTTCGCCACCATCCCCCACAAGCGCCGCCGCTACGACGGCACGGACGTCGACATGACGTACATCCTGATGTGCCTCACCGCCGCGCTGGACGTGCTGGCGGCGTGCATCCGCGGCCTGCTGCACCTGTCCCTGCTCATCGCCGGCGTCCCGGCGCTGTGCGAGACGATCCCCGAGTACAACCTCGTGGACTCGGTGCTCCGGCGGATGCGGCCGTGCCCCGGGTGCCTCCTCAAGTGCGCCACGGAGGTCGGATTCAGCGAGGAGTATTTTGATTTTGATTtcaggcggcggcgtcgggagcTGTACGGCATGGTGAAGGATTTCCTGGTCATAGATGTGCTCAAGGTTGGGGAAGCCAAGGCGCTCAAGGGCCTCGATCTTTCCACCTACAGAAACTTCTCCGAGGCCAGCGCAAACTGGGCGCTGGGTGACGATCTCAAGAAGGTTTGCAGCACCCGCATGAAGCGCAGCCTCCGAGCATCGTTCGACAGGAGCGTGCTCACCTGGCACATCGCCACAGATCTCTGCTTCCGCATGATGCCGCCACTGCAAGacacggcgtcgccgtcgtcgtctcaTTCTCAGCAGTCTGCCGCAGCTGGCTCCAGCTCCTCTACGCTGCAGGGGTGGAGCCGGAGCCAGGCGAGGCTCCAGCACTCCTACTCTGACAAGGAGCTCCACCTCCGCCGTCGGCTGTGCACGCAGGCAATCTCCAACTACATGGCCCacctgctcagcttccgcccCGAGATGCTCATGACCGGCAGCAGGAAGCACCTCTTCACTCGGGCCCAGCGACACATGGAGCgcatcctcgccgccgacgccgcccaaGACATCAGGCTCAAGCTCCAAAGAAAGCAACACCACCTCGACGGCGCAGACCTGATGAGGATgaagcagcaggcggcggccacAACAGCCGCGGATGATTCGAAGCACATCACGTACAGTGCTGATCTCATCGGTGAGGCTTGCGAGCTCGCGGAGGAGCTGATGGGCATCGACAACGAGGAGACCCGGGTGCGCTTGATGTACCGCGTGTGGGTGGGCATGCTCTGCTACTCGGCCAGCATGTGCAGGGGCTACCTCCATGCTAAGAGCTTGGGTGAGGGAGGCGAGTTCCTCTCCGTCATCTGGCTCATCATCTCGCTCAAGGGGGGCAAGACCTTGGCGGACAAGCTCCAGATGCCGGAGACAGAAGAGGGCAACTGGGACTGGAACGATGTGCATGTGGATGTGGTGTAA
- the LOC120663827 gene encoding exocyst complex component 5-like — MPAIMVILVEPDFVVPFLFYCSGGLRLKRDITEYGDFVRSFNAPSIDEKFELLGIVANVFIVAPESLASLFEGTPSIRKDALRFIQLRDDYKTAKIASMLNNITAE; from the exons ATGCCAGCCATTATGGTTATCTTGGTAGAGCCTGACTTCGTAGTGCCATTTCTGTTTTATTGTAGTGGTGGCTTGCGGTTGAAACGTGACATAACTGAATACGGGGACTTTGTTCGAAGCTTCAATGCCCCCTCCATAGATGAGAAGTTTGAGCTGTTGGGAAT CGTGGCGAATGTCTTCATTGTTGCTCCAGAAAGTTTAGCATCGCTATTCGAAGGAACCCCAAGCATCCGGAAGGACGCCTTGAG GTTCATTCAGCTCAGGGATGATTATAAGACGGCAAAAATTGCTTCAATGCTTAACAATATCACAGCCGAATGA